The Rhodobacter sp. CZR27 genome includes a window with the following:
- a CDS encoding DUF1523 family protein, with translation MRYAKWTALALVALLIAAFLHYTLPQHDIVRIVGTNTQRMDLGENSFFFAAPDAGTNVANAGSRDVKFIQAVFPNGKTMVYRNEDTGWGWPPYFKVNSFDVQAKATDLTSTSGTPQWVSITHYGWRNQLFTIFPNALNLKPVAGPDTTIIPWFNILFFLTLGLIAFMIYKMWMQFRERTIDPALEDIEDAWDSQTQRARKQARTSAGRFRAWLNSLRN, from the coding sequence ATGCGTTACGCAAAGTGGACGGCTCTGGCGCTGGTGGCGCTGCTGATCGCGGCCTTCCTGCACTACACCCTGCCTCAGCACGACATCGTGCGCATCGTCGGCACCAACACCCAGCGCATGGATCTGGGTGAGAACAGCTTCTTCTTCGCCGCGCCCGATGCGGGCACCAACGTGGCCAACGCCGGCAGCCGCGACGTGAAGTTCATCCAGGCGGTGTTTCCCAACGGCAAGACGATGGTCTACCGCAACGAGGATACCGGCTGGGGCTGGCCGCCCTACTTCAAGGTCAACAGCTTCGACGTTCAGGCCAAGGCCACCGACCTGACCTCGACCAGCGGCACCCCGCAATGGGTCTCGATCACCCATTACGGCTGGCGGAACCAGTTGTTCACGATCTTTCCGAACGCGTTGAACCTGAAGCCGGTCGCGGGGCCGGACACGACGATCATTCCGTGGTTCAACATCCTGTTCTTCCTGACCCTCGGACTGATCGCCTTCATGATCTACAAGATGTGGATGCAGTTCCGCGAGCGCACGATCGATCCGGCGCTGGAGGATATCGAGGATGCCTGGGACTCCCAGACCCAGCGGGCGCGCAAGCAGGCAAGGACCAGCGCGGGGCGTTTCCGCGCCTGGCTGAACTCGCTGCGCAACTGA